The Nicotiana tomentosiformis chromosome 2, ASM39032v3, whole genome shotgun sequence genome includes the window tcgtCCTAAGACGTATCCTCCCGCATCATGAGGAATCCAAAGGAAAATTTGCTCCAAATTGAAAAGGTTCATACATTATAAGAAGAGTGTTGCCGAAAGGAGTGCTATATTTGGGAGACATCGAGGGAAATGATCCTGAGACAGCTGTCAATGCAGACGTGGTCAAAAGCTATTATGTTTAACCCCCTTTTCACAACTTTAACATGCTtcgattgggatgacgaaggctttctttttcgctacccaaacactatcaaccctttgcaaacccGTTGAGACGGTTCCCTTTCTTGATTACCCTCTTTTTGGATTACACTTGTTTCCTGTGGTTCAAACAAAGAataatttgtcagtttgaaataGTGGTTGGTTTTGCGGCCTTGAGTGTTTTAGTCACTTGATACCGGCCCGGCTTCTTTGATGATACTTTCAACTGCAACTGGTTGTTTCCTAAAAACCGACTTTATTTCTGGCCCCGAAGAACCCTTGGTTTTTCTAAAACTCTACCATGACGGTtgatcgcgtgggacttaacctttttcacTTCTTTCCTCTAAATTTAACTTCAGAGcgttggggaacctttggcttttcaaactttgtcAAGATGGTTAGCCACGTGGGGCTTaacatttttaattttattttgcctttgtgggcatttgactttgcTTTTCTTATTTCAAGAGTTTTTGACTTCGAGGCATCGACCATCATTGCCAGTCGGAGTCGgcttgatgcccctgccgaggcTGGGTGCCTTTTGGATATTATGTTGTATCAAATGAGAACTTTGTAAATCAGTCTTACCATAccttctttgtcttagtttcagAACAAAGTTaaaccgaaagggattcaaataaaaacaaacaatggaatgaacaaataaatttagaaaaaaggtatccctttcggggaaaggaaagaaggacttatctggagtacatgcggacttcaatgaatatgacatgccttttggattgGATACCTGATATGTGCAAACCGTCAGACTCTCAGGAATTCATCAAATCTTTGCCTCGAAATCGGGAAACCTTGCCCAAGACTGTGTCGATGTCAGTAACTGTGGGCATCCTTTTTTCGATCAATGGCACCTTTTGCCGGTTTTCACCAActggcctctctcatttctcttcttacCATCGTCTTATAGtactctttgcgagttttcactaacaagactctctcattttaatttctctacttaccatcgtcttacggtgcccgtgagggttttcaccaataagactctctcattttatttctctcatttgattgcatcagatccaagtaactACATCTCCCATTTTGAACCTGTTTGTCGATTGATCAGAAGGACTTGAACATGATTTGGGGcaaaaagaatttggattgaattataaCTTTGGAACCTTTAAGGCGAAATATCGTcgaaccattataacatctgccccagtttcacttttggggaaatttggaattttattttggtgtgactgaaccccagagagagtcTGCCTACGCATCCTTTCGGAAttaagtcaaacgtagttcaatgaaCTTTTTTTTAATTCTCCTTTGtctttttttttaatcaattGTTTTtaaagaagcaggtgcaaccaaaaagaaAATCACGCGGAGACTGAAATAGTTCTGCAAAAACAACCACTCcaaaaagggaagtcttctccaagttctttcccgcattttactcattctcttttaaataaaaaaaatatgattaaaagaaagaaaagaaagaaaattcaaaatcatggtagtatagggtctccactccataatctgcttttccaacatagggtctccactccctagttaatgtttttagacatagggtctccactcccttgtctgtTTTTcggacataggatctccactccctagttgatgattattttagatatatggtctccactccctagtctgcttttccaacatagggtatccactccatagtttatgtttttagacatagggtctccactccctagtatgcttttccaacatagggtctccactccttagtctgcttttccaacacagggtcttcactccctagtctcttttccagcatggggtctctactccctaatttatttttatttttaaaacataGAGTCCCCACTCCCtacttttcttttcagtaatatagggcgccaacccctggttacatttccttttcagtaatacaaggcgccaacccctggttacatttacttttcaataatacagggcactaacccctggttacatttccttttagtaatacaggacaccaacccctggttacaattccttttagtaatacatggcaccaacccctggttatatttccttttcagtaatacagggtgccaacctctggatatattttctttttagtaatacagggcgccaacccctggttacatttccttttcagcaatacagggcaccaacccctggttatatttcttttcagtaatacagggcgccaaccccttgtTGCAtctccttttcagtaatacagggcgtcaacccctggttacatctccttttagtaatacaggacaccaacccctggttacatttccttaccagtatatGTATACCAATCACTGatatccttaccagtatagggtacaccaatccctagttgtgttcTCCAACacacactccctagttgatttgattttaaatgtaggatacaccactccctgatatcattgccaatatagggtatctcATTCCCTGACCATATTTTCCCAATATAAGGTATACGAAtgcttagttgagacattcttttgggacaatAAAGGAATactatcaaaaaaaaaattattatgaccttttcagggtacaccattcccgatcttttattgcttttaataaagaagtagtttagaattttgttacaataactcgcgaaatttttctagtgaaaactggggtagaaaaatttcatttgtttgtttgttgtggtgtctgagcaggttttatctcgaggcacatggttcgagatgaacaaaagaagaagtctcaatccaaaatatGTCTGAGCATGTTTTATCTCGAGAGAAGTGAAtcccaaatgcagaagcagatggaaaggatatggactgctcaagacGACTGAAGTCACGAGCATTGGATTTCTCGTTTTGATTAGAAAAagtcgtagaagaatgaactagcacctggaGCTAGCAAACATCAAGGtacagatcagagtctgcatgaagaaccactCAAGaatcaagatcaagttttagaagacttatagatatgaatcttgtaactcatagctgataggtttgtttagtttcttttgattttgatttaaTAACTGGACTACAAACCGGatcctcgacggaacctcactcgactctccaactcagcattccatcctttttcttgaactaCACACGGCGTAATTTTCTTATAACCCAGGATATGTGGGTTGTCCATAACCAATACTTGGTCACACTCTTTCCTCTTATCTCCTCCCTTTTGAATAATAGTATGGCAaaaaattagtcatatcgctcatcttttctatgctagaaaattcttcatgtttccaagcaaagaggggcatgctgtgagcacctaattttttaccgtgcttgaatttttcctactcatctcaccaatacctcacttctcactccatctttcccgctcccatcttccTACGCGTGTCTCCACTCCACTTTCTTTTgctccccactctttgtccccacTCTACTTTTTCTTGTCCCTCACTCCTTGTCCCCCATACTTGTCCCCCATAACAACCCCCCACATGTCCCTCTTTTAgaaaatacacacacacatacacacacacacgaaAAATGGGGGGCTGAAAACAAAAGGAGTGAGGAGAAAAACAGGGGCGCCCTTTTCTTCTTAAAAAGGCCAAAATGCAGCAGCTGAGTCTGCCATGAGACTACCACAAAATATTCATTAAAAATACATCATCAACCATCAAAGCTTCATGGATTTTCCATCCATATTTAGCTCCAAAAGCAGCTGAAAAACAACTTTTTTCCAGCAAAATATCAGCTGCGAAAATAGCCAAAAAGTGATAAAAACCAGTCCGAATCCCATCCCCGAAACACCTGTAAAAAAACCATGAAACATCCATGAAAATCAAGCCAAAACACGGCTGAAATTGCTGCCAAAATGCAGCAACACTTACCCATTTAAAACACGCGAGTTTCAGTCGAGGAGGCAAGTTCGCCGTTTCGTTTCGTTTGATGATCCAGTCCACTGTCAAGTTTGGTTAGTTTTCTTCCTTGTAACCCAACACTCAAGACTCTTTATTAATACAGTGAAAAGCTCTGGTCAACATAGGTCACTTTCTTCTTTGATTCACTTTTGGTTTAATATCAAGTTCTTGTTTAATCTTTTAGTACTTTATTTTGTTTAAATGTCTTTGATAGCTTATTAAATTGTTTTCTTGCCTACGTTTGTTCAAGAACATCACTAGAATTTGTATGAGTTAAGATTTATATTCATGTGTTTACTTGATGGGTGGAAGTTactgatttgcatattttatcgCACTATTGAATTTCTTTGGTATGTAAAATAACTACTGAAGAAAAACAAATGAATGAATAAAGGAATTTCTAGTAAGCTCTAATCAAATAGGTTGTGGTTGTTttgtttgttttcttctttttctttttcttattttgtaAGCATATAGTTTTGGTTTAATTTTTATACATGTAAAATAGGGAACATTCGAAGAAGACAGTAGTTGAGTTGGTATTGTGCCATGTGATTTATGGTGTATCAAGATGGACCGTAGGTTTGCTTGGTGGAAATTAAAAGGTTACTTAGTTAACATTTATTTTAGTTCATATAGTATGCCATGAATGTGATTTGATTAGCTAGTTGGATTTTTAGAGATGTTTGATTATGTTTGGAGTAGTTTGGGGATGATAGGATTCAAAAAGATTTAGCCTTTTGTCTCCatttatttcataattataaTAGTCAAATCTTAACCCTTCCACAATGATCCCCATAAATCCTCGGCCTTAATCTCAAACTAGTTTAGGAAAATAACTCATAAATATCtctagtatgctttaggcgcaCAATAATAAatcaattatcgtgattatgtatacattcacgtgacataattacgatttccAAAGTTAAAGGTAAGGTATGCGTTCGCTCAACTTTGACATAacaattttaataataataaaagtgttaTCAATTGTCTACACACATGTGTGGCATGATTTTTAATGCGCCAAATAAAATgggtacacgtacgcgtgacttgTTTTACGATAATTTCTTAATTACGAATAATCAAGTAATAAACGcggataaataaaaatatgaaaattaataaatcacagtttgtccaaaaaaaataatataagtcaaatgtagtcaataaagcgaccgtgctagaaccacgggactcggggaatgccttacaccttctccccggtcaacagaattccttatccggactttattttcgcagaccgataataaaagagtcaaatcttcctttgaaatAGGGATTCAAATTAAAGGTGACTTCGAACACctaaaaattaaattccaagtggcgactctgaataataaaTATTCCCTATTTAAAAATTATCACTTTAACTGAAAAACTCTTTTATCCAACAAACATAATACACATCTTTTGGGGGGTAAAAAGAGGTATGAcaggcttgatcctcatctttaatttcagcatctatattactcaaattcataagaatggaatcaaaggtgtcaagatgagagagaatagaggtactttcacccatacgaattgtataaagcttctgcttttggtaaagtctattttccaccgtcctcttcatatataaggttttcaattttgtccacatgcctttggctgtggtttttacagaaacttcacgtaaaacctcatttgaaagatttaaaatgatacttgcttttgcctttttgtctatgacggtaAATTTTTCGTCCCTCATTTTATCctgcttcttctcctttcctcgcaacgccaaatctaagccatcctgaattaggatagctttcatctttaattgtcacattccgaagtttgcacttcgatcaaatttctcaacataagtcttTGTTAAAGTCATATTGGCTACTAAAATaaacccggttagatccggctctgataccaatttgttaagATCGAGAACCTGGGGTAGTGCAAAATTTAGCCAAACGACATTATAATGACAATagcaaagacaatgcaagttgataataacgataATTAAAGTAGATGaagaagacaccaatttaacgtggttcggtcagtgtgacctacgtccacaagcggagaagaGCAATTTcgctataccaataagagtacaaaagagagtacaaaattagagtaaatactctaattgatcccaaataccctaagagaataatctcacaagatcactcaaaagaaagggttcacacaagtgcttcccaacactcaactctcatacaaaacactcttaataaaggaggaaaggaagaaataagaaatgaagactcgggtcttgttggtgtgtttaaaaTGAATAATGTCATTtctttttataggcaaaaaagtctaggcctcttagttgtaaaagaaaagatacaacttatgcaaatgatatccaccacacaatgcaatattcttgggtcccaaagaatattgccaacaaagtctacactttgcaaatatGCTTATACTTAtatgagatggactccattagccaaaatattggccatattaCAATACACATTGAGGATAAAATGAGAGAAGGTCGTTTGAGATGAGTTTGGTCATGTTCTGCTTCTACGTATGGATGCACCAGTCCGTACGTGTAAAATTGTGATGAGTGAAGATATTAAATGGACGGGATATACCTAAAATCAATTGAAAGAAAGTTATCTGGAGAGATTTATAATTTTCTGTAATCAAAACATACTTAGCTAAAAGTATGgcacaataaaagaaaaaaattcataTGTATAATATTTATTAGTTgagaatatattttatttttgtggagaacttttaaaattattattagtatatttattatttatttatatttaatttatttttattagtatGGTGATGATATCAATGCGAGAATTCATATAGGTCCACCCTACATGTTTGGGACTAACGTATCatagttgttattattatttgataTCGTTTTGGAATTTATTTAATTTAGATAAATCCGTCTTTATTGTTCTTACCCAACTTTACCTTTTTAAACATATAAATTTTCAAATAGTGTGTTGCCACCTTTTGTAGTTGACATATCAATATCCTTAACACGCTTAGAATCCACGTCTTTTCTTCACCATTTCCCACCTTTTCTTTTCTATATATCTTCAAATCTCTTCCTTCTTCACTTCAAGCTTGAATTCCACATTGCTCACAAAATCGATGTCGTTTGAAGACGAAGAGGAATCGTTGGAGCACACGCTCTTAGTAGTGCGTGAAGTAAATGTATACAAAATCCCTCCACGTCCGACAAGCGGCGGGTACAAATGCGGCGAGTGGCTTCAATCCGATAAGATCTGGTCGGGTCGACTCAGGGTCGTATCCTGTAAAGACAGGTGTGAGATCCGATTAGAGGATCCGAATTCCGGCGAGCTGTTCGCCGCTTGTTTCGTGCCGCCGGGCCAGAGAGAAAATTCGGTGGAATCGGTGCTCGATTCGTCGAGGTACTTCGTGTTGAAGATCGAGGACGGCAGGGGGAAGCACGCGTTCGTAGGGTTAGGGTTTGGGGAAAGGAATGAGGCGTTTGATTTCAATGTGGCGTTGTCGGATCATGAGAAGTACGTGAAGAGAGAGAGCGAGAAGTATGATGGTGATGATGAAGCTAGTGGTGATGGACATATTGATATTCATCCTGCTGTTAATCATCGATTAAAGGTATTGCATTTTGCTTAATGATGAATCAGACGTTTTAATTATGAGTTTACTTCTGTGGACTGACAGTAAAAAAAAATTGCACAATAAAAGGTTATTACATGTAACTCTATTTAATAGCATTGATTGCTAATCTGTACTAACTTGTCATAACTGTTAATTCGGTATATTCGACTTAAATTCTTTGATTGTGCATAGATCCAGGAGCTTAAGCCATTAATGCAGTGTAGCCTGcaaatattattattatcattattttttattattttaggatATTAAGAGCATGTTTGGAAAGGCACCTAGGAATTGGATTTGAGTGTAATTGGAGAGGTGCAAACTTGCAATTACACTCTCCAATTTCATGGGAGGTGACAATTGGTGGTAATTACATTTCTTTCctctttattttaattttaatttatttttttataactttttatttccattattttaatttaatttaattttaatttttttattttatttttacttttaattttctttttaaatttttaaatatattttctttgtacaatatttattttttatttctctacctttacttcttgtgattccatgtaattgcttgtatattttattttttatttgttttattttcttcatttagcgTAATTGtattattattctatttttttcAAACTACACCTTCTAATATTAGATATAATGACTCGTTaacaaacttggcatataatgagTGATGTCATTAAAGTAAAATTTTGTTGTTGAATGAGGTTATAAACTTATTACGTTTCCTAATCTTAAGTTGTATTGgaacttatttttattatgttggaatttgacataTGTTAAAGTTTTTTTTAGGGGAGGATTTTGAAATTGTGTTATATTTATGGTTTTAGTTTACTTGTTTTAGTAGTATTGGCTTGTTATTTCACATTGCATGCTGTtcattttttagttagaattgatagattagttttgtcaaatattttcataatgttatgaaattatatttataaatattaacgtattttatcaaacatgcattccatgatgttcttacaaaaagtatgtttttagtttttataattaattaaactaaatattattaatttggaaaatatatagcaattatttttacaatattagttataaatatatgattactaattagtgtatattcaataaaaaaatatgcatcttaaataccaaatgtaatatcatttatacttataaaaatcatatgcatcttaaataccaaatctaatactccgtatcatttatacttataaaaGATCATTTATaagcatatatttattatattaacttttaagttcgataattacttcatttaaaatttaatctaattGTGTAATTACACTTGTGCAACCAAACAATACGCTTGTAATTACACTGTAATTACCTTATGACAAACAAACAAGTCGTCATAATTACTAGGTTGTGTAATTACACCAATTTCAATTGCCGGTGACTTTCCAGACAGACCCTAAATGTCATGGGCAGATGTAGAGTGTAAGTTATGGATTCATCCGAACCCAACAAATTGGCTTGTTAAAAAGTTCACTAAATGAGTACAAATAATTGATTCTGGAACCCAGTAAATCAAATGAGTTTTGGTAGAATGCTGAACTCAAAACCATAAAGTTCAAATCCTGGAtccatcttgtgaggttgagttTGTAGATCCGTCTATGATAATGACTTTATGTTTCTCCGGCAGTTAACTGTTAGTGTTAGGGCCTTAGTTTGCATCTGGTTATGGTGCGTCTGCAGAAACTAAATTTGTGATAATTTTTACTAAGCTAAATTTGACTGAATGTTAAGGTTGCAGCTTGACTTTGACTAGATACATTATGAAATATATGCAGCTTAGGTTGAAGTTGAAGGAATATATGATTCTGAGTAAACAGTCATCAAAACGGAAAAGAGGATATGAATCCTATGAGTGCAAAGAAGttcctttttttcatttttgaaacttGAATAGAGTGGAATAGATACAGAAAATTCATATAGCTAATCCCATCTAATTTATGATTGATATGTTGTTGATTGCTTGTTTTTTTTGAAATGTTTTCTTGGAGGAGGGGGTGGTGGTGATTGAAAAGAACTAGCCCTCCTGTTAAAAATATGTGGTTTACATTTTAAATTGGATATATGCTTCAatacgtacttgttgaattacttcaTAAGAGATTAAAAGTACGTTATGAGTAGAGTTTGGGAGCATCAAATTACTCGGATTGATTGGATTCTTAACCAATCTTATTCAGCTTATTGGATATTGAGTGCTTTGTCGTAAGTACAGGTTAAATATGACATCGTGTGAATATCTACTGGAAATTTGTTCCAGTGAGTTGGTTTTCTTTGTATGCAAATTACTCCATTTTCTGTATGACTTGCATTAATTGAGCCTTGTCTATATCATGGTTTCTATACCATTTAAAGGTGATTTATAGTTGGTGATTGTTTCACTCTATTCTTGTGTCATAGTGGATTGTCCTTGAATGCAGTCAGTTACTCAGTTATTCACCTAAATGAGTAACTCTGGGTAGTTTGGTTCCTAGGAAGGTGAAACTATCCGGATAAATGTGAAGAACAAACCATCTAGTGGAACGGGCATGCTTTCTGCCGCTGGTCAATCCAAGACCATTGCCATTGCGCCACCCCCTAGTGGAGCTAACAAGATCAGGTGTCCTCTTCCACCCCCGCCAAATGATCTGGCTATTTCGCAGAAGACTTCTAGCACTCCCCGTATTGCACTCAAGGGGCCAAAGGAA containing:
- the LOC104097345 gene encoding uncharacterized protein At1g03900, whose protein sequence is MSFEDEEESLEHTLLVVREVNVYKIPPRPTSGGYKCGEWLQSDKIWSGRLRVVSCKDRCEIRLEDPNSGELFAACFVPPGQRENSVESVLDSSRYFVLKIEDGRGKHAFVGLGFGERNEAFDFNVALSDHEKYVKRESEKYDGDDEASGDGHIDIHPAVNHRLKEGETIRINVKNKPSSGTGMLSAAGQSKTIAIAPPPSGANKIRCPLPPPPNDLAISQKTSSTPRIALKGPKESSRQSIDPLSNLSQLQRSLPSAAGSGLNKTTAAGWAAF